One Littorina saxatilis isolate snail1 linkage group LG1, US_GU_Lsax_2.0, whole genome shotgun sequence genomic window carries:
- the LOC138971949 gene encoding rhoptry surface protein CERLI2-like translates to MRSDGCVPVEMRNDGCVPVEMRNDGCVPVEMRNDGCVPVEMRSDGCVPVEMRNDGCVPVEMRNDGCVSVEMRNDGCVPVEMRNDGCVSVEMRNDGCVPVEMRNDGCVPVEMRNDGCVPVQMRNDGCVPVEMRSDDCVPVEMRSDGCVPVEMRNDDCVSVEMRNDGCVSVEMRNDGCVPVEMRNDGCVSVEMRNDGCVPVEMRNDGCVPVEMRSDGCVPVEMRNDGCVPLSRDAK, encoded by the coding sequence ATGCGAAGCGATGGTTGTGTTCCAGTGGAGATGCGAAATGATGGTTGTGTTCCAGTAGAGATGCGAAATGATGGTTGTGTTCCAGTAGAGATGCGAAATGATGGTTGTGTTCCAGTAGAGATGCGAAGTGATGGTTGTGTTCCAGTAGAGATGCGAAATGATGGTTGTGTTCCAGTAGAGATGCGAAATGATGGTTGTGTTTCAGTAGAGATGCGAAATGATGGTTGTGTTCCAGTAGAGATGCGAAATGATGGTTGTGTTTCAGTAGAGATGCGAAATGATGGTTGTGTTCCAGTAGAGATGCGAAATGATGGTTGTGTTCCAGTAGAGATGCGAAATGATGGTTGTGTTCCAGTACAGATGCGAAATGATGGTTGTGTTCCAGTAGAGATGCGAAGTGATGATTGTGTTCCAGTAGAGATGCGAAGTGATGGTTGTGTTCCAGTAGAGATGCGAAATGATGATTGTGTTTCAGTAGAGATGCGAAATGATGGTTGTGTTTCAGTAGAGATGCGAAATGATGGTTGTGTTCCAGTAGAGATGCGAAATGATGGTTGTGTTTCAGTAGAGATGCGAAATGATGGTTGTGTTCCAGTAGAGATGCGAAATGATGGTTGTGTTCCAGTAGAGATGCGAAGTGATGGTTGTGTTCCAGTAGAGATGCGAAATGATGGTTGTGTTCCACTGAGTAGAGATGCGAAATGA